The Medicago truncatula cultivar Jemalong A17 chromosome 4, MtrunA17r5.0-ANR, whole genome shotgun sequence genome includes a region encoding these proteins:
- the LOC25494012 gene encoding ribonucleoside-diphosphate reductase small chain A, with product MGSLENGTPKKIREEETEEPILMKQTQRFCMFPVRYKQLWEMYKKAEASFWTAEEVDLSYDVQHWATLSDSEKHFISHVLAFFATSDGIVLENLAARFLNDVQIPEARAFYGFQIAIENIHSEMYSLLLETYIKDSREKHKLFNAIENLPCVARKAEWALSWINSSTSFAERLVGFACVEGIFFSGSFCAIFWLKKRGLMPGLTFSNELISRDEGLHCDFACMLYSLLLRQLDSERVQNIVHEAVEIETEFVCDALPCALIGMNSKLMSQYIKFVADRLLVSLGCLKIYNVENPFDWMDFISLQGKANFFERRVGDYQKASVMSSLQDDGKNFVFKLDEDF from the exons ATGGGTTCTTTGGAGAATGGAACACCGAAGAAAATAAGAGAAGAAGAAACAGAGGAACCAATACTGATGAAACAAACACAAAGGTTTTGTATGTTCCCTGTTCGCTACAAACAACTTTGGGAGATGTACAAGAAAGCCGAAGCCAGTTTCTGGACCG CCGAAGAGGTCGATCTCTCCTATGATGTACAACATTGGGCAACCTTGTCTGACTCTGAGAAGCACTTCATATCACATGTCCTTGCCTTTTTTGCTACATCTGATGGAATCGTTTTGGAGAATTTGGCTGCAAGGTTTCTGAATGATGTTCAAATTCCGGAG GCTCGGGCATTCTATGGATTTCAGATAGCAATCGAGAATATTCATTCTG AGATGTATAGCTTGCTGTTGGAGACGTACATCAAAGATTCTAGAGAgaaacataaattattcaatgcaaTTGAAAATCTTCCTTGTGTTGCAAGGAAGGCTGAATGGGCATTGAGTTGGATTAACAG TTCCACTTCATTTGCGGAGAGGCTTGTTGGCTTTGCATGTGTCGAGGGGATATTTTTCTCAGGAAG CTTCTGTGCCATATTTTGGCTTAAAAAGAGAGGATTAATGCCAGGTCTGACATTCTCAAATGAGCTAATCTCTAGAGACGAGGGTCTTCACTGTGATTTTGCTTGCATGCTATACAG CTTGTTACTGAGACAGCTAGATTCCGAGCGGGTTCAAAATATTGTACACGAAGCTGTTGAAATTGAAACTGAGTTTGTCTGTGATGCCCTCCCTTGTGCATTGATTGGCATGAACTCAAAGCTTATGAGCCAGTACATAAAATTTGTTGCTGACAGGCTATTG GTTTCCTTGGGGTGCCTAAAAATTTACAACGTGGAAAATCCCTTTGATTGGATGGACTTTATTTCTCTGCA AGGAAAGGCCAACTTTTTTGAGAGAAGGGTGGGTGATTATCAGAAGGCATCTGTGATGTCAAGCCTTCAAGATGATGGGAAGAACTTTGTTTTCAAGCTTGACGAGGACTTCTGA
- the LOC25494013 gene encoding endo-1,3;1,4-beta-D-glucanase has product MSGPECCSNPPILNPNAGSGHVEKLGALNAYIAGSPNSKSSVLLVSDVFGYEAPNLRKLADKVAAAGYFVVVPDFLNGEPYNPENPDRPLPIWIKDHGTDKGFEDAKPIIEAIKSKGVSSVGAAGFCWGAKVVTELAKSRLIQAAVLLHPSFVSVDDIKAVDIPYSILGAEIDRLSPPELVKQFEEILSAKSAPSFVKIFPKVSHGWTVRYSPEDAEAVKAAEEAHQDLLDWFAKHLK; this is encoded by the exons atgtcAGGACCTGAATGTTGCTCAAATCCACCAATACTGAATCCGAATGCAGGATCTGGTCACGTTGAAAAGCTTGGTGCTCTCAATGCCTACATCGCCGGTTCTCCTAATTCCAAATCCTCTGTTCTTCTTGTCTCTGATGTTTTTG GATATGAAGCGCCAAATTTAAG GAAGCTTGCAGACAAAGTTGCAGCTGCTGGTTATTTTGTGGTTGTTCCCGACTTCCTTAATGGTGAACCCTATAATCCCGAGAACCCTGATAGGCCCTTGCCTATTTGGATAAAAGATCATGGAACG gACAAAGGTTTTGAAGATGCAAAACCCATAATTGAAGCCATAAAAAGTAAAGGTGTTTCATCTGTCGGGGCTGCTGGATTTTGTTGGGGTG CTAAGGTTGTTACTGAACTAGCAAAATCCAGACTTATCCAAGCTGCTGTGCTGTTGCATCCATCATTTGTTTCTGTggatgacataaagg CTGTTGACATTCCATATTCTATACTTGGAGCTGAGATTGACAGACTTTCTCCTCCAGAGCTTGTGAAACAGTTTGAAGAAATCCTTAGTGCTAAATCTGCG CCAAGTTTTGTGAAAATATTTCCTAAAGTTTCCCATGGTTGGACTGTGAGATACAGCCCGGAAGATGCAGAAGCTGTGAAAGCTGCAGAGGAGGCACATCAGGACTTACTGGACTGGTTTGCTAAACATCTCAAGTGA